The Juglans regia cultivar Chandler chromosome 10, Walnut 2.0, whole genome shotgun sequence genome includes the window AGATAAGCCCTTGGTTATCGATCTGCTACCATCTTGATCGAGGAAATAAAATTAACCTTGACCTCACAtctttccactatatctaaaatatagtgataatgcgCATCAATGTATTTTCCCTTGGAACTTTGTGTTCCACTTTTTATCAATGAGATGACcgactgattatcacaaaacacattgattggttTTGTGGATGTACCCAAATTCAAGCTTTCAACAAAGCGTTTTATCCCCACCGCATTACTCATTGTAGTACtacaaacaatatattttacttccatagtagacttagcaacacaacattattttttacttaaccAAAAAACTGTTGTTccaccaaataaaaatatatatccaattatagattttttatcatctacatcacttccaaaatcagcatTACTATAGTTGATTAATTCTAGATCACTATTCCCAAAgcctaatttcaaatttttggtatcttgtaaatatcttaatatacgcTTCATTGCTTGCCAATCTTTTTTACTTGGATTTGATTGTAATATGCTTACCAATCCTactgcatgacaaatatctggtctgtgtacttgtcattgcatacatgaggcttcccACAGCTTGAGCATAGAGAACTTTAAACATTTCGCTTATTTCCTCCTCATCTTTTGGgtacatacttttatttaaagtatggCATTTGCAAACTAGCATACTTAAAGATTTACAAAtttccataccaaatcttttaaacaatttttctaaatatttttttgatctaaatacaatagatttgaatttctatctctagaaaTTCATATACCAAGAATATAGGCGGCTTAACCCATGTCTTTcatcttaaatttaaatttcaagaattcttttatttcatgcatcatatctagacaattacttgccagtaatatatcatcaacatataatgataataatgttaatttattatcattttctcatatgtatatacatgATCTAGTTgactcatttcatatcccaTTTTCAAAATGGTttgttgaaatttcaaatatcattgtcttgaagattgcttaagtCCACACAGTGACTTTCTTAACTTGTAGATTTTCTCTTCATGTCctttaatttgaaattcttttagttgaatcataaagatgtcattttttaatttaccattgagaaaaactatttttacatctaactaatgtaatttcaaattcatcacctcatttacaactatttttaaattttcttctgagaaCTCATTTACAACTAATaacttttctatcttttggaagatcTATTAACTCTCAAACATTATTATtgacacttccttaaccatcaTCTCTATGGAAACCATCACTATGAAGAGAGTGTCATTTCAAGGAATaaaccgtttggtgatcacaccatTTAGAATTACAAATTTAAGAGtctgataatatataaaagatatctTTCACTTGTGGGGTGGACTATGCATTCCATACAAATCTAAGATcactataagaaatttttttgttttttttttttgactattttttatcaaaataaatttattttcgttGCAACTAATCGTTATATCACAAATAATCTGTCATAATTATTCgtttttttttgtagtggatTCTGATTTGCTTCCTCCttgttttgcatttataatTCACGTAGTACTTACGATTCGTTATAAAGATAATAACTATTTGAAGCCAGCTCGTTTGTAACGACGGATCACTACGGACATGAAGTactacttaaaatatacttttttacaGTATTAATGCAGGAGAAGTACTCCTTCGATGATTCAGTTCTTGCATTATTTTGGCCTCCATGTTTTCACCATGCCTAACTTGGGATTAAAGGAAAACGAAAACgatctatatacaatattttttacaacacatatcataataatgtgttaaatgagaggtaattttataaaatattttatcaaaataacattacgttacaaaaatatctttattttataatattattatgaaatgttttgtaaaaatatattgtatgtatCAATACGGATCAGGTGCAAGGTGGTATCAATTTTGGTAATTTGAAAGCAGAATATAGTAGGTTTGGTAGTTGGGGGGTGCAGGTGCAAATTAAACTCCTAATATTTTGAGGATGCAAAATACGtatatttatattcttaatttaaagaaaaactctgTCAACTTAAAAGCTAGCGATgatattgatttaaaaataagtacACGAGCATCTTGTGAAATAAGTTAAGCTAAACGCTGGTGAAATTCAAGCATATTTATCCAAAAGTAATGTTATAAAGTAGTTGTAAAGTGTATAATTGTCGttcaatcatttaaaaaaaaataaaatttattattaaaaagtatttttttatcttatatttatttaatttttttaaaataattatacaatatttacataaGCTATCTAGTTTTGAACAAGAGATCTAGCAATTTAATATCCTCAAAACTATAAATATGGTCAATAGTTGCTCAAGCCTTTAAAGACCAAAAAGTGCAGCATATTGGACAAGTGCAGATGAATGTCTGTCGTGATAACTGACAAGAAAAGGAAGCAATCAAATGGGAATGAATTTCGCAAAGGGGCAGTAAGGCTCGGTTCCTGAACCTAAACCATGCGACCATCACGAGAAAATGGTGTACGGTATTTGGTTGGCAGAAAGAAATCTTCAGTGCATGACTAAATCCAGCAGACACATGGACTATGCCTGTCAAAAGAGTTAAGTCTCTGAGACTTTGAGCCTTGTCAAATCACAATTCACACCttccaaactctctctctttctagcaGAGATCTTGTGCGGGGGCCCTTCTCTGCCTTAGCTCtgcacacttcccaactattTTGATCTACCCAATACTCTTTCACAAGTAGATAAGAAGAAAATAGGCAAGAAACAGTTTCAGATATCTCCATTTTAAGCTACAAGCACAGTTGAAAATGTCGACAAATGAGTTTGAGTTCTTAAAGATTGAGGTCCTACCTCTTAGCCATTTTCTGTCATTTTTTCTCTAAAGCatctttttatttcatctttttagctttactattatttctcattaacTTTTATTTCCCTTTTGTGTCGAGTTTGATTCGTTCTTTCCTTTCACAGAAATACATTCTGAAAGTGCATATGAATTGCCAAGGGTGCATGCAGAAAGTGAGGAAACTCCTCCGGAAAATTGAAGGTACTAAAACTTGAATATACACAAAGTTTCTTTACGTTATTAACAAACTCATTTTCTATTGGAGATTGCTTCATTTTTGTGGCATTATCACGTGTTTCTTACTGATTGAACTACATGAGAATGAGCAAAGAGCATTcaggaaaaatataaaatggatAGACATACACTCAAACaagcatataatatacatatatatatatatatgttcatgcgAGCATTCAGAAATCCTTACAAGCTGTAGACCgaatcaaaatattaattttcactattGCATCTGTGGAGCTGATAATGATGATATTGATCTATCTTGGGCTGTGTCTTTTGGAGAGTCGATAATCTCTCCTTGCATGTGATGTTTGGACTATCTCCAAGTGAACAGGTGATGATGCTTTCACTCGGCTATTTATTCCTTTAATTCTTTTGATCTCTTTCTTCCTGGTTTTCAGTTTTTATTGTGTAAAAGTAATAATTGTGTTAGTCATCCTTTCTgaacacaaataaataaataaacaagtaaCGAAAggataataaataagtatatctAGTTTGAATGTTTTGGGACTctcttaacttttctttttgttttccctCCTTGCCTCTTTCTTGGTCTCCCTCTtctgattattttattttatcttttcttgtttaatttgcttatttatttacatttggTACTGGATTCAGGTGTTTATCAAGTAAGCATAGATGCAGAAGAGCAGAAAGTCACTGTAACAGGTAGTGCAGATTCAGCTACATTGATCAATAAGCTGGTCAGATCTGGTAAACATGCAGAGCTTTGGTTTCCAAGTTCCCAAAAGATACAAGCCAAATTAACCGATGAGGACAATAACCAGAACCAAACCCAATATCTGACTAATGGCCTAAATGCCTACAAAGATCTTCACCTCCTCCCCAACTTCTTAGGCAGAGAAGATGTTGAGTGGGCATCTGATTGGAATTTTAATCAGAGTAGGGGGACCGAGGCAGTGATAGATGGTGAATTCGATCAAAACTTGATAGCAGCAATGCAAAATGTACGTCTGGGTGAGGATGGAGTCACAATTGGCAATCATGACAAACTGGAAAACAACATGTCACCAGTAAGCAGCCTCGCAGGTTTTCATCACAATGGTGCTGGTTTTGTTGGCTTAGGAGGTCATGAATTTGGCCATGGGTATCAAGATATTTCTACAGGGATTAAGACTTACGTGTACGACCATCCATCGTCGATGATGATGACCAATGGGCAGGGGTACCCCGACATCTATCCACCTACAGCGATGATGAACATCAACTTACAAGACAGAAACACCATCGACAATAAGATGATAAATGACAATGTGTACATGAATCAACCCTGGATGGCAAATCATAATCTTCGATAGTTCCCATTTATCGCGACTCTTACCCCCACTTTTGTTCCAGTAGTCTCTATTAGTAACCTGAATTTATGATTGAGTACTTTACGAGCTCTATAACTCGTAGTAGTTGTCACCAGTGATACTGTTATCAGAATGTTTTCTACTGATCTTTTACATTTCTTGAGCGAAAACTATGGATTGTTATCTTTGGCATTAGATAGAATGAACCAACTTTATGCATAGTTCAAATCCATTACATTAGATGGAATGAATAAACTTTTGGCATAGTTAAAATCCGTAGGATTTTTTTGCAGATAGAATATGGTGTATAATCCAAATTCTTTTGAGATCAATGCCTTTTTTGCTCAACTTAGAAGGAAATTTGTTGAGCTCCATTTGATTGGTCTTTCGTAATGCAAGTTGTTACCGTATAACAATCACAAAACAGATATAACAAATTGTTTAGCCATTAAATGGAGGGaacaattatcattttgaaggCCAACTTCAACCAATCTTCTGAACTATAGTAATTCAATGAGTATTGATTTAAACGTTAGAAACACAATTCTAAGAGCAAGCAACAGTGCAACACACGTACTTGTAGAAAGGAAACAATTACAGCTTAACGCTTCTGTGCTTTCCTCCGTCTAGATTGTGTCTTCTGCCACTTCTTTCTTGAAACTAATTTATTCTTTGGCTTCAGCTTTAACTCAGGCGAGAACTTATAATTTGGATCCCTCATTCGTGCTTGAATGTCCTTGAAAAACTGCATATTCAATTTCTTCGGCCCTCCCTGTCTAAGCTCCACATACTCTGGTCCCgaaacaatattttcaaatgctCCAATAAGAATGTCTATATCACTCATGACCTCCCACACATTGGTGTAACGCCCATCTGGccctttcttcaattttttcaaggcATTCTCAACTGCAATTTTCCTAGCTTGCTTTCCTGGAGACAACTCTTCCAGTCCATCTTCAGCTTTCAATACTTCAGAAAGTGTTCGATATTTAGGCATTTCTTCAAACTCAAACAATTTATCTATATACTTGTCACTACTTTCATTTGGGTGGGCTTCTGTGGGaatatcattatcatcatcgcCCTCACTACCAGTCCAAAGCGTCTTCTCCTCATCACTCCCAGACCACACACTTCTTAATTCATCACTGTCATCAGCATCAATTAGGTCAGAGTGTTCTTTTGCCTGTTGTCTCACTCTCCGAATTTCCTCTTCAAGACGACTTTTGGGATCTTTTTCATCATCGTTTTCATCTTCACTTCCTGTCCATAGGCTAGTATCTTCTTCCATCTCTTTCTTCCAAGATTTTCTGAATTCCTCATCACCTGGTTTTCCATTGCCAAAAAGAGCATAATGTTTGCGCCCACGAGCATATGATCGCAATCCTGCAAAAGAACAATGGcagaaaatactaaattaaatccTTGTTTGAACTGTGAATCAGAATCAAAGAAAATGACAGAAATCCCTTCATGTAATTTGTTGCCAAGAACACTATACTGCATCTGTATTATTGGGCATGGTGCATCTACTTTATAGATAAGAATCATATCTTTAATCTTGGCTTCTCTCTCTACCAATCTTCAAATACCTGACCAGGACTGGCAATATATACTTTTCTGGATTAGAATCAAAGAATTAGTTGAGTTGTTCATAATAGCAACCTGGATATATGTTTACGAATTAGGTCCAaccataaaaaagataaaatgaagtTCCACCATTTATAAGCAATCAACATTTAACGGTGCATTACCTTTCAAAGACATGTCTTATCTACTGGCACTTAAAAGAACTTGAACTATTAGGCTCTTAACAAACTAAGAACTCAGAGGTCCAAAAGACAAAACTGGAGACCACTTCTCACAACCACTCAAACCAAGTTAGTTCATGATGTATATTTATTCCAAGACCTACTCTACTGGGCAGTTTAATCAGCCATTAGGCACGGTTTTTCAGGAAACCTTAAAACCTTAACAATGATAGACACTTAAATGATAACAGAAGCCAAAACCCACAGGGATGCACACAATGAGAGGTTGGTCCTAAAGCCTCGTGTATTTACACTGTTAAAAGTTACATTACAATTGTTGAACGGGCAACTttaaaaacaaccaacaaaatgttATCATATCAGGACTTTGTACAAATACACGAACTACGTGACATAGCATCACAAGCTTTCAGTAATGAGTTCACCAACGACCATAACCTCTTAACGAATCTTTTGCAAAACATTGTAACCCCAAGGTGTTGGCCAATAACAACGGTATTACTCCGCcaggtttattaataaattggagtcttctttatatatatattgcacaaCGACAACTATGAGAATCATAAAAAACGGTGACACCATAAAAGCAAGAAGCCACGAAATGAGAAAACTTTTAAATGCAAAAGCGAACCTTGAAAATTTGGGCAAAACCCAAAATTAATGTGATATGTTGAACCACTTCCAGCTGAATCATAGAGAGTCTTTAATCTGAAACAGAGAACGAAATGGGTTTTCTTAGATTTCATCCAGAAACCATGCTAACGAAGATTATAACCAGTATATACAATGGAGCTGAAAGGGGAAACAAATTCTACTTTAGCGCACGCGCGGGCAGACATATATAGgacaaaagagaagaaaaatctaACCTTGGAGAAGATGAATGTTGAAAATGGGGTTTTGAGACTTTGCAAAGAGATGGGAGAAGGGAAACGCGGGAACAGAGTCTGCGGGCCATCACTTGCAGAGCAGAGGATTGTTATACATTTTTAAGTGTTGACTTGTGATCATGGACTTTTGGACCGTTCGGCATAGAGGACTCGGAGTCGGAGCGAGGTTGTGCCGATTTCTTGAAGATTCGAGTCCGACCCACAAATATGTAATACCGATACGGTACAATGAGCTTCCCAAAAAATTtctgatcatattttttttaatgaaataatttatgttgATACCTTTTCGATCGGGTGGACATTGAAGGGGACCCGTGGATgtatgatttgataaatatGCGTAAagcataatatttatattatttaaatgataaaatttgaattgtaatatttatcttttcaaatcaaattatgttatataaacatttattatatatattatacatactgacttataaatagaatattttaatgaataaattataaaaaaaaaatagagataaatatataatatgattcgGCATGTTAGAGAAAGAAAATCCACTGCAAATAGGTAAAGGATTAGCTCTCAACTCTAATTTTGActttattttaaggaaaatgggtgtaaaattttttttttttttacatcatttttttaacactttaaaatatttttaaaaatagaaaaaaattcacaatattattaaacaatattttctcaatcactaagtaaaaaaaaaactaaaaaagcaAACGGGCAAAAAAAAAGGGAGCCCGATTGCATTTTTCATATGCCATTACCTACTTTTATCTTCACTTTTCTCATATTGTGTTTACCCTGTTTCATCAATACcttttaaaggttttttttttttttctttttttgatacaTGGAAGAGAGGGAGATTCAATCCTTGGTTTCTTACCGCCAATTGATCCAAAGGATCTTGGCTGAGGCTTTCATTGCTATGTGACCCAAGATTAGGTTTTGTCTTTAACAAAATGTATCTACATTATATACTTCTTTACTCTTACAATAGATCAAGACTTACAAATTATGCTTGAttgattgtttttttaaatacctcTAGCTGGATCGAGAAAGGCGGTTTCAATTTGCTTTCTTCAGTGgaaagttgagataaaaattcaTCTATTAAATTGGTTACATAGGCAGTCTCAAATTCTGCCACTATTCTGGGGGGTGCACACTGAAATACCTCATAATATTTGTTAAATCTGCCTTTTGATTTCTGGGCAACCATTTCCAACCTTTGAGATACTCCATATCACCCAATAAAGGGTCCTGAAATTCGATACCACTTCATAAAAAAGCCTGAAATTTGTTGCAAAAGTATTCACAACACAATCACAGGAAAAAGGTTTTCCATCAGTCTACTCTATAATTGATTTACATGCAAAAGTTTGCCTTCTTCTGCGCAGTGATGAACTTGTCAAGGAAGCAAAACGATATTAAATTGACCGAGATGGGCACGACTACATGTATTTACATGATCCTCGTCTCAGATGTCCACGTTGCTGAAGTCTAGTTATAACTAGGGTCATCGCACGTCTCAACCACGGGAGCAAACTGCATGATGTTGAACAATAAACAACTAATGAGAATGAGGACTGTTATAGTTCAGCATTTGATAAATGGGCTCACCTCATCATCTTCTTCGAAGTACATTCCATCAACTGCACTGTTTGGCTTGAACTCCCACCCGAGGTTGTTCTCAAGCAGCTCCTGTAGTTTCCTCGTCTGCAAGAGTAGAAAGATTATATCGAAACTATAGAATTTTGACCTCAGAATGATCAGTCAGTATAACTCAACTACATGGAAACCTGAGAGACACTCAAGACCAAAAAATCAAAACGGATTGAACTGGAAACTCAACATCCTGTGTGAGTGGAGTTGTGTTTACCAATCAGAAAAGGAATCTAAACAACATCCTTGTTTTTATATCAGAAAATCCGTACTTATTGTCAGCCTGTATGACACAACCACCTAAGATTTTCTCGAGTATGAAAGATCTCCAACCAACAATAAATTCCAACAAGTACTTCTCATACCAACAAATTTAGAAACCGCTTATGCATATAACTAACACATACTTCAGTTTATCATAGTTCCAAAAATGAATGAAGATATATATTCCTACGTACAGCAttcactgaaaaaaaaaaaacatcttgaAAGAGGCAAAAATCAAGATTCCAAAACCAATTACACAAGTTCATGACTTGTGTTGGAACAAGATAGATTTTTGGGTAATAGTGAATAAGCActgctcaaaagaaaaaaaagggccACAAGAACTTTCAATACCAACCAGCCAATATCCTACCAGAATATATCACAAAAAAGGAATGAGATGCTAACATGACAAAAATGCCGGAAACTCCATGAAATACtgtttttagaagtttaaattCCAGCAACTGAAACCCTAACACCAGATTTCCAAAAGTAGAATTGTAATTTTTTGCAGGGACTATACGGTATTATTCAGTAGACTTCACGAAATGCTGCAAAGCAAACTTATTGTTCATGTAAAAGAAGCCAGCAATATTAACCTTACTCGTCAAGGACAAATCTTGTTCAAGAACCTAACATAACATAGTAATGGCTTTAAGGTATAACAATTTATTGCTGCACCTTATGACAATTGTGACCCATCTCCTGAAAAATATAATGCTTGTGAATAATGTAGACGTGATGCACATAATTCTGATTAGATATAgaatggtttattttgtttatcaTGAGTAGACATGGCATTGGGTTTTAAGTATGAAGCAAATGGCTTCAAATATGTCTATATCCACATGGAAAAAGTTCAAGTAACAAAATGGCTAAAAGGAAAGCATCTGaagagaaatgaaagcatggcaagttcccccctcccccaaaaaaaaaaaaaaaacccctcctAAAAGACAGAAAGGGCAGGGTAAAAGACAGCATTCAACATGAAAGGGCAGGGTTAGCGCTCATACCCATGACAGAAGATGTCCATCAACAGATGAGGCATCGTGCATCAATGAAAAGAAGTCCTGCAATCCCCATTAGAAGATAAATTGTAGTGAACTTAactttgtatataattttcaacagAGAAGCCTTGAAATGTGGCATGCCAATAAACAGGATTATCAAATTCATGGCAATACAATTTTGCAAAAAACGCCTATTCAGAATGACCTTGCAATCGTGCATCCAAATAATGACTTAATATTGTCAGAGACCTACCTTGCAAAGGCGGTACAAAAAACTGTCAGCAGAAAGCCATGAATCATCCAACAGTGCTGATGCCCCTGACACTGCACCACTGGTATCTCTGTTATCTTTCTGAAGGCCATATTTCAGTTGATAGTAGATGACCCTAATGAACTGCGAGAATTCTAGCAGATGTCAGAGTTCATCATGAAAAAGAATAGCACAGAAACCAAGATTGAAAATTGAGTGTTGATTTGTAATTAGATAGAAAAGGCACATGAAACCTAGATTTagtaaatcatataaatttagaACTTTTTGTACAAGTTGACACATACATTTCACATTCAGTACTAAACCAATGAATCTGATTTCAATCCTTATTGCATGCAATAATGAAGCCGAAAAAGGACCAAATAATTGTTAGAGTTTTTTTACTACAACAACACTTCATAAAAGTAACTAAAATAAATTGACAAGTAGAAAAGtaactaaaaaatatttcatgtacGATAAAAGATACATCAAAATGCAAACCACTTAGGTTTTTCCACATATCACCAAGACCAGACtgtaaaaacaatattatcCTTTTGCATTTAGTGGATCAATGAGCATGGATGGATGCACAAAGCTTAACAAGCAAAATGGTCTCGTGTAGAGCACTATCCAAACCAAGTTACCAAGTTGGTAATGGCCTAGCTAAATTGAAATTACTTCCCATTTTAGATAGAATTTAACAATTACATACCAGACTACAACAATTGTGCATGCTAAAAAACACAGCAATCAATATCCTTTTTAGAAAACAGGTTAAAATTTGAGCATTACCTTTGTGAATAAGCGAGTCCTCGTGTGAAAGGGCTGCCAAAAGAAACTTAAAGCTTTAAACATATATCACAACAGAAATTTCAACGACCTATCCAAAGAAAAGCTTTAAGCTAGTACCATGTTGTTCTATCCAATTACTGCTGTCAACAGACTAAATTTattgataagatatttttattagaaaagatGGGTGTTACGGAATACATAGGgcataggaaaatgatagggagcCCGATTTGGGCTCCCGTTAAGTTTTCccgattgttttt containing:
- the LOC109020821 gene encoding heavy metal-associated isoprenylated plant protein 37-like, translating into MSTNEFEFLKIEKYILKVHMNCQGCMQKVRKLLRKIEGVYQVSIDAEEQKVTVTGSADSATLINKLVRSGKHAELWFPSSQKIQAKLTDEDNNQNQTQYLTNGLNAYKDLHLLPNFLGREDVEWASDWNFNQSRGTEAVIDGEFDQNLIAAMQNVRLGEDGVTIGNHDKLENNMSPVSSLAGFHHNGAGFVGLGGHEFGHGYQDISTGIKTYVYDHPSSMMMTNGQGYPDIYPPTAMMNINLQDRNTIDNKMINDNVYMNQPWMANHNLR
- the LOC109020818 gene encoding uncharacterized protein LOC109020818 yields the protein MARRLCSRVSLLPSLCKVSKPHFQHSSSPRLKTLYDSAGSGSTYHINFGFCPNFQGLRSYARGRKHYALFGNGKPGDEEFRKSWKKEMEEDTSLWTGSEDENDDEKDPKSRLEEEIRRVRQQAKEHSDLIDADDSDELRSVWSGSDEEKTLWTGSEGDDDNDIPTEAHPNESSDKYIDKLFEFEEMPKYRTLSEVLKAEDGLEELSPGKQARKIAVENALKKLKKGPDGRYTNVWEVMSDIDILIGAFENIVSGPEYVELRQGGPKKLNMQFFKDIQARMRDPNYKFSPELKLKPKNKLVSRKKWQKTQSRRRKAQKR